A window of Bacteroidota bacterium genomic DNA:
ACGTTTAACGGAGGTACCTTTATTGAGCTTGTGCAGCCTTTATCAGGCCAAAGTATGTTTCAGGATTACCTTGTTAAATATCCCATGGGCGGCACACAGCACATGGCTTTTAGATTACCCATCAGCGGTCTTGAAAAGATAGTGAATGAATTAAAAGCCCAAGGGTATGTTGTTATTAGCGAAGTAAACCACCCGATAGCCCACATGGTGTTTTTTGATACCTATCAAACATTGGGTGTAGCTACAGAGATTATGGGGGTAACTCCTGAAGGATGGCTGCTATTGAACAAATGAAGAGCAGTTGATGCGCGTTTAATAAACAAAAGCCCCTTTTCTGTTGAGAAAAGGGGCTAATTATACTGTTTGCAGTAACTAATTATTTAACAACGGTAATCTTTTGGGTCTGCGTTTGACCTTCGGCCCTAAAACGCACCAGATAATTACCAGCAGATAGCGATGTAAGGTTAATCCTTTTTATAGTAGCGCCTGTTTGCTTATCAGGGTTAACTACAGCTACTTGTTTGCCATTTAAATCTGTAATATCAACCGTTATTACGTTACCCGTTACCGGAGTAAAGCTTACGTCGATAAAATCGCGGGCAGGATTGGGATAGGCAGAAACATCAGTAACAATGGCAGGTTGTTTAGGCAACGATGCAGTTCCTACTTCCTTTACTCTTAACGTAGAAAGGTAAGTGTGGTCGTCACCTTTGTGACCGTCGAAGTTTGAGTTAAAAGCGCCGTAAAAAACAACATCCCCTGTACCCGCTTGGGGGGCAACCCAATCAAACGTCCATGAGTTGGAGTCTTGTCCGTCAACACCGTTTGATGTATAGGTAATGTATTTTTTATCTCCTACCAGTTTAGTTCTGCTGGTATCCGTCAGTACAATAGTTCCCAAAAGGTTACCCTTAATGTCCTGTGGTGAAACTTCAAAACCGAACCTTGTACCACCAAACTCTGTATTGGTAGCAGTAATGGTATATTGTTGTCCGGGTATATAGCCCGATGCAGGTATGTTTGATACAATCCATCCGTCAACGGGTGTAGCTGTGCCGCCGTGACAGGCAGTACAGTTTTTAAGACTATCGCCGGGCGATCCGGTATAACCAGGCTCAGTACCGTCTTTACGTTTCACACTCCACGTTGAACCTAAAAGTACGGTTAAGCAGCCTCCTAACATTAACAAGTAAACCAGTTTTTTCATAACTTCTTTATTTAAAAGGACAAGCAATATAAATTTTTATTCGCTTACACAAAGACGATGATCCAGAATAAATAGTAGTGGGGCTAAAACAAAAAACCCTTCTCGGTTAAGAAAAGGGTTTTATTTTTTGTAGCCCGAACAAGCAGATTATCGAACCAATCTTATCATTTTTTAAGTAAGTTCAGATCTTTAAGGATCTATATGAAATAAGCTAAGTAGAACTTATTTCAACTCAAATATTTTCTATGCCATTCTGACTCATCTAATCCAACTCTAGATAACTTCGTAGTATAATCTATTATGATTCTCTGTGCATGTAAGTCTTTTAAATCGAGAATCCATTCAAATTGCTCATCTGTATATTTTTGGGTAAACACAGGTTTACCCTTGTCATCTTTTTCTGCCACAATCACTCCATAATCATTAGTACAAACAAACTTTATCGTTCTAATAGAAAATGAATCATTAACTTTCTTTAGCCTTACACCTTCAGGAGTAATGATATCAAATTTTCCATCTGATATTTTAAGCGGGATGAATAAAAATTTTCTATCAGTATTTTGTTGTATCCTAACACTATCACACCTTTGCTGAATACAGATGTAATACTTGTCTGAAACAACTGTACTTTTTACAACAGTTCCTAAGGTCAATTTGTGAATTGTATTACTGGGAATAAAGAGGCTTTTATGGTGTGTTAAGATTGAAAAACGTTGATCTATTCCTTGCTGGCTACCCATTTCAGAATTGTTTAAAAATAGTTGAGTAGTAATATTGTTGTTTGAAATATAATCATAATACTCTTCTGCTTTCGTCTTAGAAAGCCCTGCATTTTTTGAAAAAGCATCAATATATCGTTTTCCAACATCTTTATTTTTAGAACTAACTAAATCAACCAATAGTGCATGATTCCTAATATAATTCACTGTAATATTATCCGCTTTACCTTTCTTTTTAAACACTTCATTTTTATGCTCAATTTTAATAATTAAATCAATCCAACCTTGAATTAATCCCCTTATCTCTTCGTTGATCTTATTATACAAAAGCAAATCAGCAATAGTATCCCCAAATAGGTCAATTAACAAATCTTCAGCGTCTTCCTGACTAGGCAGCAATGCTTTATGACTTAAATATGCACTATCCATTTCTTTTGAAAAAAGTCCTAATATTTTACTCGAGTTCTTTCGTAAAGTAGTTAGGGACATTAATGCAAAATTCGATAGCAATCCTGAAGTCATGTGAGTAAATTCATCTAATATGAAGGATGGTAAGCTTTCATAATTAATCATGAAATTTTCATATTTTTCCCTATTTGAAGCAGCGGCAATTTTAACTTCTTTAGCTCTAACTATTACTTTAACATGCGACGATTGTATAGAACAGTCTTTCAAATTCAAAGTATACTCACTAGATGAACTAAAAACATCACTATAAATACTTGTTGATATATCCTCTAATAGCGTATAGTCCCCTGTATAGATAATTATAATCTTTAGCGAGTCTTTTTGCTGTCCTTCATCAAATAAAATTGATTTTATTATCTCTTTAGTATATAGGCCTCTATAATCATCATAAGGCGCATCATCCTCTTCTGACCCCTTAAGTATTTCTTGTTTGATATCAATTTGCCAATCTAAAATTACGCAGTCTGCTTTGTCTGCAATCGATTTAAAATCTTCTATATCTTTTTCCGATTCAGGCCTATACACAGCACATATTTTATTCTCTTTAGCAAAGATCTTGGATATTTTTAAAGCGTCGAAATCGTGAGCTGTATTTTCGTTATCACTATTTCTATAAGCTTTATCATCCAAAAACACGATACTTTGAATAAAGTCATTTGCAATCTCTTTAGATTTTTCAAAAAAAGTGGTATTACTCATCATTTTCTGCTTGGATTCTTTCGATTTTAAAACTAACTGTACTACCCTCTTTAGGGGATACAACAGATAGGATATAATTTTCTGCATTCAAAACCTCCTGACTTATGCTCAATCCCATCCCTCTTCCTTGCGACTTACGTGAAAACCCCATTATAAAAATCCTGCTTTTATCTTGAGGTTGTATCTCGATTCCATTGTTTGAAACATATACCCCTGTATCATCAGCATGAAGTCTAATAACCTTCTCCTCAGCATTGCTTTGATTCAACCAATAAATAGCGTTATCTATTAAATTTACGAATACCGGGTAAAAAGTTGACCTAAATCCATAGATTTTGTGTGAAGCAAAGCCTTTTGTATGCTTAAATTGAATATTATGGCGCTCCATTCTCGACTTAAATAAATCAATTAAAAAGGTTTTTATTTCTAATAATCCGATATCTTCTCGTTTTCTATTAAGCCGACGGTTTAAAGGAGTAAAAAGGTTCAAATAACCATCTAAGTGTTCGAAGTTTATTTTTATATTTTTGTAAACTCCTTCTAACTGATTATTAACATCAGACCAGGCTTTCAAATCTTTAATACTACTTCGAATCGATTTTACCGTGCTACTAAATTCATGATGCAGTATCCCAACAGCTAAACCAAGTTGACTTAATTCCACATCCGCTTGTACTCGCTCCCTTAACTCATCTAATTCTTCAGCTAAGGCATCTGAAATTTGATCATTGGTTATAATATTGCCATCGTCATCTTTATCAAGATAAAAACTTTCAAATTGCCGGATAATCCTATCCATTACATGAGTATTCCTTTCACTAATCATTTCTATCTCACTCTCCATCTTCTGCCTCTCTGCAACAAGATCATAATCGTCTACTTCATTGACGCTTAGATTTTTAAACTTATCTTTGACTGAACGTATTTGAAAATCTAAATCTAGCATCAATTGATTAGTTACTTCCTTTATTTTCTTTGAAACGTCCGAGACAATCTCATTTGTTTCGATTTTCTTCTTGGTATTTATTTTAAGTGCCTCGGATGATATAAACTGTACAGCCTGCTCTAGCCGTTTTCTTTTGCTTATCTCAATGTTCAGTCGCGAACTGTAATCGGAGATAAAATTATCAATTTCTGATACAGCATTTTTAAACAATGTCTCTTCCAATATTCTATACTCGGAAAGATAGCTATCGAAATCAATTCTGGCACTCTTTGATATGCTGAACCCTTTGGGGGTTGGAACAGAAATTTTTCGCTTATAATCAGCTAGTTTTTGTCTTGTTTCAAATTCAGTATCTATTATTTTTTGACTTGCCTGATCCAAGTCTTTTATAAACAATACAGAGTTAAGTTCGTCCTTAGCATGATTAATTATATTATTAATATCTACTTCAAATTTTCCTTCATTCAACTGTTTAAAAAAGATATCTATATCTTTTAAAAAATTTTCTTTTTTTCCTTTAGCTAATTTATCTCTCCTTTCAAGTGCCAAATAGAGGCTGTTTCTTTCTTCCTTTTTCTCTTTATAAAATTCTGACTGAGGAGTTTTACCTTTATCATCAAAAAAATCTGCGGCTAATTGAATAAAAAAGTTTTTGAGTATCGCTTGAAGCTGTCGATAAGCTCTATTTTCAATAAAACCTTCCCGCCCGGCCTTTTCAATTAATTTTGAATTTCCTAGATGTGTTATGCTTATCGTCCCAAACATTCTTCTATACGAAAAAAAGTATGTTGAAGCTCTTTTTGAACGATTCTTCTCTATATCCAAAAAATCATAGTCGGAATCCCCGTAAGGTAAAACACGTATATTATCCTTATAAATATATAAGCCGCCGAATTTATCAGCTTTGGCAGTTAACCTATTCCAGTTCTCTATATCGACCACTGAATCTTTAAGTTGACCCTGAATATACGCAAGATTTATCTCAAAACTTCCGCAATCAGTTAGATTAAAGTTACTACCTGTCCAGTTGACAATATGCTCGTATTTTTTTTCCCGATATATTTGAATATCCCCTTTGAATTGACCATACTCATCAAACACACCTTTAAAGTGGTGGTCTGCTAATTCAAATTCTTCTGGTGTAAAAAATTGCTCCTTATCTATCAAGTTAACATACGAACTATCACTGCCTTTATAGTCTCTAAAATTAATATCAATAATAGGTTTAGGATGGCCTGGTGTCATCGTATTATGAAACCCGATTAACATTTTTTCTATTTTGCTGGCATCTTTAGAATCTTTATTGCCCTCAATATCGAATAACAAATTTTCACTCACTGGTGATATGTAAAAAAAAGTACCCCCGTTTTCAGGCTCCTCAATATTAAATTCTGCAACAAGTTGTCTATTTAA
This region includes:
- a CDS encoding T9SS type A sorting domain-containing protein, producing the protein MKKLVYLLMLGGCLTVLLGSTWSVKRKDGTEPGYTGSPGDSLKNCTACHGGTATPVDGWIVSNIPASGYIPGQQYTITATNTEFGGTRFGFEVSPQDIKGNLLGTIVLTDTSRTKLVGDKKYITYTSNGVDGQDSNSWTFDWVAPQAGTGDVVFYGAFNSNFDGHKGDDHTYLSTLRVKEVGTASLPKQPAIVTDVSAYPNPARDFIDVSFTPVTGNVITVDITDLNGKQVAVVNPDKQTGATIKRINLTSLSAGNYLVRFRAEGQTQTQKITVVK
- a CDS encoding sensor histidine kinase; this encodes MAQFKTRARALDLLGRQQIAGIPTAINELIKNAHDAYADKFDIDFLRKDNLLILRDDGLGMTKEEFETRWLTIGTESKFVNSKTALPPIDDSKPVRPIMGEKGIGRLAIASIGKQVLIITKARNRGQLHKIVVILINWQIFELPGINLEDITIPIKEFDKLPNEAEIEEIKKELLDSLEGLLDRAIISGRDFSEISYTISSLKLNPNTLNRQLVAEFNIEEPENGGTFFYISPVSENLLFDIEGNKDSKDASKIEKMLIGFHNTMTPGHPKPIIDINFRDYKGSDSSYVNLIDKEQFFTPEEFELADHHFKGVFDEYGQFKGDIQIYREKKYEHIVNWTGSNFNLTDCGSFEINLAYIQGQLKDSVVDIENWNRLTAKADKFGGLYIYKDNIRVLPYGDSDYDFLDIEKNRSKRASTYFFSYRRMFGTISITHLGNSKLIEKAGREGFIENRAYRQLQAILKNFFIQLAADFFDDKGKTPQSEFYKEKKEERNSLYLALERRDKLAKGKKENFLKDIDIFFKQLNEGKFEVDINNIINHAKDELNSVLFIKDLDQASQKIIDTEFETRQKLADYKRKISVPTPKGFSISKSARIDFDSYLSEYRILEETLFKNAVSEIDNFISDYSSRLNIEISKRKRLEQAVQFISSEALKINTKKKIETNEIVSDVSKKIKEVTNQLMLDLDFQIRSVKDKFKNLSVNEVDDYDLVAERQKMESEIEMISERNTHVMDRIIRQFESFYLDKDDDGNIITNDQISDALAEELDELRERVQADVELSQLGLAVGILHHEFSSTVKSIRSSIKDLKAWSDVNNQLEGVYKNIKINFEHLDGYLNLFTPLNRRLNRKREDIGLLEIKTFLIDLFKSRMERHNIQFKHTKGFASHKIYGFRSTFYPVFVNLIDNAIYWLNQSNAEEKVIRLHADDTGVYVSNNGIEIQPQDKSRIFIMGFSRKSQGRGMGLSISQEVLNAENYILSVVSPKEGSTVSFKIERIQAENDE